The following proteins are encoded in a genomic region of Xenopus laevis strain J_2021 chromosome 3L, Xenopus_laevis_v10.1, whole genome shotgun sequence:
- the morf4l1.L gene encoding mortality factor 4-like protein 1 isoform X3 → MVLCFMKLRREEVHILGGLRQGGSGEKSQQVQEWLLKFAAELKGLASTLHWQDSSACAQEYPSRGFKKQCVKVAIKEKQVKYFIHYSGWNKNLFFDSWDEWVPESRVLKYVDTNLQKQKELQKANQDHYVEGKMRAAAPGKKTAALQQKNVEVKTKKNKQKGPGSGEGSSTSEIPQPPRKKRARIDPTVESEETFMNRVEVKVKIPEELKPWLVDDWDLITRQKQLFNLPAKKNVETVLEEYATYKKSRGNTDNKEYAVNEVVAGIKEYFNVMLGTQLLYKFERPQYADILADHPDTPMSQVYGAPHLLRLFVRIGAMLSYTPLDEKSLALLLNYLHDFLKYLSKNFATLFSASDYEVAPPEYHRKAV, encoded by the exons ATGGTCCTCTGCTTTATGAAGCTAAG ACGTGAAGAAGTGCATATTCTGGGTGGTCTGAGGCAAGGGGGCTCTGGAGAGAAGTCACAGCAGGTTCAGGAATGGCTGCTCAAGTTTGCTGCTGAGCTCAAAGGGTTGGCATCCACATTGCATTGGCAGGATTCTTCAGCCTGTGCACAAGAATATCCATCCAGAGGGTTTAAGAAGCAA tGTGTGAAAGTTGCCATTAAGGAAAAGCAAGTGAAGTACTTCATTCACTACAGCGGATGGAATAAAAA tttattttttgatAGCTGGGATGAGTGGGTACCAGAAAGCAGAGTACTCAAATACGTGGACACCAACCTACAGAAGCAGAAAGAACTTCAGAAGGCCAATCA GGATCATTATGTAGAGGGGAAGATGAGAGCAGCAGCACCAGGAAAGAAGACTGCTGCCCTTCAACAGAAGAATGTAGAAGT caaaACAAAGAAGAATAAACAAAAAG GCCCTGGAAGTGGAGAGGGCAGTAGCACCAGTGAGATTCCGCAGCCTCCACGTAAAAAACGAGCACGGATTGACCCCACTGTGGAAAGT GAGGAGACTTTTATGAACAGAGTTGAAGTGAAGGTAAAGATTCCAGAGGAACTTAAACCTTGGCTTGTGGATGACTGGGATCTAATCACACGACAAAAACAG CTGTTTAATCTTCCGGCAAAGAAAAATGTGGAAACGGTTTTGGAGGAGTATGCAACGTATAAAAAATCTCGGGGAAATACTGATAACAA GGAATATGCTGTAAATGAAGTTGTGGCAGGGATCAAGGAATACTTTAATGTAATGCTTGGTACACAGCTCCTATACAAATTTGAACGCCCCCAGTATGCAGACATTCTGGCAGACCACCCAGATACCCCCATGTCTCAAGTGTATGGAGCACCACACCTTCTGCGTCTCTTTG tccGAATTGGAGCCATGTTGTCTTACACGCCCCTTGATGAAAAGAGCCTGGCACTGCTGCTCAACTATCTACATGATTTCTTAAA GTATTTATCTAAAAATTTTGCCACGCTCTTTAGTGCCAGTGACTATGAAGTGGCGCCCCCAGAATACCACAGGAAAGCAGTATAG
- the morf4l1.L gene encoding mortality factor 4-like protein 1 isoform X4, with translation MREARGDVRVRAVSRCGGSVPGSRGVYKWRRSRTQGLSSKRVSISHGERVLCFHGPLLYEAKCVKVAIKEKQVKYFIHYSGWNKNLFFDSWDEWVPESRVLKYVDTNLQKQKELQKANQDHYVEGKMRAAAPGKKTAALQQKNVEVKTKKNKQKGPGSGEGSSTSEIPQPPRKKRARIDPTVESEETFMNRVEVKVKIPEELKPWLVDDWDLITRQKQLFNLPAKKNVETVLEEYATYKKSRGNTDNKEYAVNEVVAGIKEYFNVMLGTQLLYKFERPQYADILADHPDTPMSQVYGAPHLLRLFVRIGAMLSYTPLDEKSLALLLNYLHDFLKYLSKNFATLFSASDYEVAPPEYHRKAV, from the exons ATGCGTGAGGCGCGCGGTGACGTGCGGGTCCGCGCGGTGAGTAGATGCGGCGGATCCGTTCCCGGGAGCCGCGGAGTTTATAAATGGCGCCGAAGCAGGACCCAAGGCCTAAGTTCCAAGAGGGTAAGCATAAGCCATG GTGAGCGTGTCTTGTGTTTTCATGGTCCTCTGCTTTATGAAGCTAAG tGTGTGAAAGTTGCCATTAAGGAAAAGCAAGTGAAGTACTTCATTCACTACAGCGGATGGAATAAAAA tttattttttgatAGCTGGGATGAGTGGGTACCAGAAAGCAGAGTACTCAAATACGTGGACACCAACCTACAGAAGCAGAAAGAACTTCAGAAGGCCAATCA GGATCATTATGTAGAGGGGAAGATGAGAGCAGCAGCACCAGGAAAGAAGACTGCTGCCCTTCAACAGAAGAATGTAGAAGT caaaACAAAGAAGAATAAACAAAAAG GCCCTGGAAGTGGAGAGGGCAGTAGCACCAGTGAGATTCCGCAGCCTCCACGTAAAAAACGAGCACGGATTGACCCCACTGTGGAAAGT GAGGAGACTTTTATGAACAGAGTTGAAGTGAAGGTAAAGATTCCAGAGGAACTTAAACCTTGGCTTGTGGATGACTGGGATCTAATCACACGACAAAAACAG CTGTTTAATCTTCCGGCAAAGAAAAATGTGGAAACGGTTTTGGAGGAGTATGCAACGTATAAAAAATCTCGGGGAAATACTGATAACAA GGAATATGCTGTAAATGAAGTTGTGGCAGGGATCAAGGAATACTTTAATGTAATGCTTGGTACACAGCTCCTATACAAATTTGAACGCCCCCAGTATGCAGACATTCTGGCAGACCACCCAGATACCCCCATGTCTCAAGTGTATGGAGCACCACACCTTCTGCGTCTCTTTG tccGAATTGGAGCCATGTTGTCTTACACGCCCCTTGATGAAAAGAGCCTGGCACTGCTGCTCAACTATCTACATGATTTCTTAAA GTATTTATCTAAAAATTTTGCCACGCTCTTTAGTGCCAGTGACTATGAAGTGGCGCCCCCAGAATACCACAGGAAAGCAGTATAG
- the morf4l1.L gene encoding mortality factor 4-like protein 1 isoform X5 codes for MREARGDVRVRAVSRCGGSVPGSRGVYKWRRSRTQGLSSKRVSISHGERVLCFHGPLLYEAKCVKVAIKEKQVKYFIHYSGWNKNWDEWVPESRVLKYVDTNLQKQKELQKANQDHYVEGKMRAAAPGKKTAALQQKNVEVKTKKNKQKGPGSGEGSSTSEIPQPPRKKRARIDPTVESEETFMNRVEVKVKIPEELKPWLVDDWDLITRQKQLFNLPAKKNVETVLEEYATYKKSRGNTDNKEYAVNEVVAGIKEYFNVMLGTQLLYKFERPQYADILADHPDTPMSQVYGAPHLLRLFVRIGAMLSYTPLDEKSLALLLNYLHDFLKYLSKNFATLFSASDYEVAPPEYHRKAV; via the exons ATGCGTGAGGCGCGCGGTGACGTGCGGGTCCGCGCGGTGAGTAGATGCGGCGGATCCGTTCCCGGGAGCCGCGGAGTTTATAAATGGCGCCGAAGCAGGACCCAAGGCCTAAGTTCCAAGAGGGTAAGCATAAGCCATG GTGAGCGTGTCTTGTGTTTTCATGGTCCTCTGCTTTATGAAGCTAAG tGTGTGAAAGTTGCCATTAAGGAAAAGCAAGTGAAGTACTTCATTCACTACAGCGGATGGAATAAAAA CTGGGATGAGTGGGTACCAGAAAGCAGAGTACTCAAATACGTGGACACCAACCTACAGAAGCAGAAAGAACTTCAGAAGGCCAATCA GGATCATTATGTAGAGGGGAAGATGAGAGCAGCAGCACCAGGAAAGAAGACTGCTGCCCTTCAACAGAAGAATGTAGAAGT caaaACAAAGAAGAATAAACAAAAAG GCCCTGGAAGTGGAGAGGGCAGTAGCACCAGTGAGATTCCGCAGCCTCCACGTAAAAAACGAGCACGGATTGACCCCACTGTGGAAAGT GAGGAGACTTTTATGAACAGAGTTGAAGTGAAGGTAAAGATTCCAGAGGAACTTAAACCTTGGCTTGTGGATGACTGGGATCTAATCACACGACAAAAACAG CTGTTTAATCTTCCGGCAAAGAAAAATGTGGAAACGGTTTTGGAGGAGTATGCAACGTATAAAAAATCTCGGGGAAATACTGATAACAA GGAATATGCTGTAAATGAAGTTGTGGCAGGGATCAAGGAATACTTTAATGTAATGCTTGGTACACAGCTCCTATACAAATTTGAACGCCCCCAGTATGCAGACATTCTGGCAGACCACCCAGATACCCCCATGTCTCAAGTGTATGGAGCACCACACCTTCTGCGTCTCTTTG tccGAATTGGAGCCATGTTGTCTTACACGCCCCTTGATGAAAAGAGCCTGGCACTGCTGCTCAACTATCTACATGATTTCTTAAA GTATTTATCTAAAAATTTTGCCACGCTCTTTAGTGCCAGTGACTATGAAGTGGCGCCCCCAGAATACCACAGGAAAGCAGTATAG
- the morf4l1.L gene encoding mortality factor 4-like protein 1 isoform X6 encodes MDIYVIARFFSKETPEFALLGLRSERVLCFHGPLLYEAKCVKVAIKEKQVKYFIHYSGWNKNLFFDSWDEWVPESRVLKYVDTNLQKQKELQKANQDHYVEGKMRAAAPGKKTAALQQKNVEVKTKKNKQKGPGSGEGSSTSEIPQPPRKKRARIDPTVESEETFMNRVEVKVKIPEELKPWLVDDWDLITRQKQLFNLPAKKNVETVLEEYATYKKSRGNTDNKEYAVNEVVAGIKEYFNVMLGTQLLYKFERPQYADILADHPDTPMSQVYGAPHLLRLFVRIGAMLSYTPLDEKSLALLLNYLHDFLKYLSKNFATLFSASDYEVAPPEYHRKAV; translated from the exons ATGGACATTTACGTCATTGCAAGGTTTTTTAGTAAGGAGACTCCAGAGTTTGCACTGCTTGGGTTGAGAA GTGAGCGTGTCTTGTGTTTTCATGGTCCTCTGCTTTATGAAGCTAAG tGTGTGAAAGTTGCCATTAAGGAAAAGCAAGTGAAGTACTTCATTCACTACAGCGGATGGAATAAAAA tttattttttgatAGCTGGGATGAGTGGGTACCAGAAAGCAGAGTACTCAAATACGTGGACACCAACCTACAGAAGCAGAAAGAACTTCAGAAGGCCAATCA GGATCATTATGTAGAGGGGAAGATGAGAGCAGCAGCACCAGGAAAGAAGACTGCTGCCCTTCAACAGAAGAATGTAGAAGT caaaACAAAGAAGAATAAACAAAAAG GCCCTGGAAGTGGAGAGGGCAGTAGCACCAGTGAGATTCCGCAGCCTCCACGTAAAAAACGAGCACGGATTGACCCCACTGTGGAAAGT GAGGAGACTTTTATGAACAGAGTTGAAGTGAAGGTAAAGATTCCAGAGGAACTTAAACCTTGGCTTGTGGATGACTGGGATCTAATCACACGACAAAAACAG CTGTTTAATCTTCCGGCAAAGAAAAATGTGGAAACGGTTTTGGAGGAGTATGCAACGTATAAAAAATCTCGGGGAAATACTGATAACAA GGAATATGCTGTAAATGAAGTTGTGGCAGGGATCAAGGAATACTTTAATGTAATGCTTGGTACACAGCTCCTATACAAATTTGAACGCCCCCAGTATGCAGACATTCTGGCAGACCACCCAGATACCCCCATGTCTCAAGTGTATGGAGCACCACACCTTCTGCGTCTCTTTG tccGAATTGGAGCCATGTTGTCTTACACGCCCCTTGATGAAAAGAGCCTGGCACTGCTGCTCAACTATCTACATGATTTCTTAAA GTATTTATCTAAAAATTTTGCCACGCTCTTTAGTGCCAGTGACTATGAAGTGGCGCCCCCAGAATACCACAGGAAAGCAGTATAG
- the morf4l1.L gene encoding mortality factor 4-like protein 1 isoform X7 produces MDIYVIARFFSKETPEFALLGLRSERVLCFHGPLLYEAKCVKVAIKEKQVKYFIHYSGWNKNWDEWVPESRVLKYVDTNLQKQKELQKANQDHYVEGKMRAAAPGKKTAALQQKNVEVKTKKNKQKGPGSGEGSSTSEIPQPPRKKRARIDPTVESEETFMNRVEVKVKIPEELKPWLVDDWDLITRQKQLFNLPAKKNVETVLEEYATYKKSRGNTDNKEYAVNEVVAGIKEYFNVMLGTQLLYKFERPQYADILADHPDTPMSQVYGAPHLLRLFVRIGAMLSYTPLDEKSLALLLNYLHDFLKYLSKNFATLFSASDYEVAPPEYHRKAV; encoded by the exons ATGGACATTTACGTCATTGCAAGGTTTTTTAGTAAGGAGACTCCAGAGTTTGCACTGCTTGGGTTGAGAA GTGAGCGTGTCTTGTGTTTTCATGGTCCTCTGCTTTATGAAGCTAAG tGTGTGAAAGTTGCCATTAAGGAAAAGCAAGTGAAGTACTTCATTCACTACAGCGGATGGAATAAAAA CTGGGATGAGTGGGTACCAGAAAGCAGAGTACTCAAATACGTGGACACCAACCTACAGAAGCAGAAAGAACTTCAGAAGGCCAATCA GGATCATTATGTAGAGGGGAAGATGAGAGCAGCAGCACCAGGAAAGAAGACTGCTGCCCTTCAACAGAAGAATGTAGAAGT caaaACAAAGAAGAATAAACAAAAAG GCCCTGGAAGTGGAGAGGGCAGTAGCACCAGTGAGATTCCGCAGCCTCCACGTAAAAAACGAGCACGGATTGACCCCACTGTGGAAAGT GAGGAGACTTTTATGAACAGAGTTGAAGTGAAGGTAAAGATTCCAGAGGAACTTAAACCTTGGCTTGTGGATGACTGGGATCTAATCACACGACAAAAACAG CTGTTTAATCTTCCGGCAAAGAAAAATGTGGAAACGGTTTTGGAGGAGTATGCAACGTATAAAAAATCTCGGGGAAATACTGATAACAA GGAATATGCTGTAAATGAAGTTGTGGCAGGGATCAAGGAATACTTTAATGTAATGCTTGGTACACAGCTCCTATACAAATTTGAACGCCCCCAGTATGCAGACATTCTGGCAGACCACCCAGATACCCCCATGTCTCAAGTGTATGGAGCACCACACCTTCTGCGTCTCTTTG tccGAATTGGAGCCATGTTGTCTTACACGCCCCTTGATGAAAAGAGCCTGGCACTGCTGCTCAACTATCTACATGATTTCTTAAA GTATTTATCTAAAAATTTTGCCACGCTCTTTAGTGCCAGTGACTATGAAGTGGCGCCCCCAGAATACCACAGGAAAGCAGTATAG
- the morf4l1.L gene encoding mortality factor 4-like protein 1 isoform X1: protein MREARGDVRVRAVSRCGGSVPGSRGVYKWRRSRTQGLSSKRVSVSCVFMVLCFMKLRREEVHILGGLRQGGSGEKSQQVQEWLLKFAAELKGLASTLHWQDSSACAQEYPSRGFKKQCVKVAIKEKQVKYFIHYSGWNKNLFFDSWDEWVPESRVLKYVDTNLQKQKELQKANQDHYVEGKMRAAAPGKKTAALQQKNVEVKTKKNKQKGPGSGEGSSTSEIPQPPRKKRARIDPTVESEETFMNRVEVKVKIPEELKPWLVDDWDLITRQKQLFNLPAKKNVETVLEEYATYKKSRGNTDNKEYAVNEVVAGIKEYFNVMLGTQLLYKFERPQYADILADHPDTPMSQVYGAPHLLRLFVRIGAMLSYTPLDEKSLALLLNYLHDFLKYLSKNFATLFSASDYEVAPPEYHRKAV, encoded by the exons ATGCGTGAGGCGCGCGGTGACGTGCGGGTCCGCGCGGTGAGTAGATGCGGCGGATCCGTTCCCGGGAGCCGCGGAGTTTATAAATGGCGCCGAAGCAGGACCCAAGGCCTAAGTTCCAAGAGG GTGAGCGTGTCTTGTGTTTTCATGGTCCTCTGCTTTATGAAGCTAAG ACGTGAAGAAGTGCATATTCTGGGTGGTCTGAGGCAAGGGGGCTCTGGAGAGAAGTCACAGCAGGTTCAGGAATGGCTGCTCAAGTTTGCTGCTGAGCTCAAAGGGTTGGCATCCACATTGCATTGGCAGGATTCTTCAGCCTGTGCACAAGAATATCCATCCAGAGGGTTTAAGAAGCAA tGTGTGAAAGTTGCCATTAAGGAAAAGCAAGTGAAGTACTTCATTCACTACAGCGGATGGAATAAAAA tttattttttgatAGCTGGGATGAGTGGGTACCAGAAAGCAGAGTACTCAAATACGTGGACACCAACCTACAGAAGCAGAAAGAACTTCAGAAGGCCAATCA GGATCATTATGTAGAGGGGAAGATGAGAGCAGCAGCACCAGGAAAGAAGACTGCTGCCCTTCAACAGAAGAATGTAGAAGT caaaACAAAGAAGAATAAACAAAAAG GCCCTGGAAGTGGAGAGGGCAGTAGCACCAGTGAGATTCCGCAGCCTCCACGTAAAAAACGAGCACGGATTGACCCCACTGTGGAAAGT GAGGAGACTTTTATGAACAGAGTTGAAGTGAAGGTAAAGATTCCAGAGGAACTTAAACCTTGGCTTGTGGATGACTGGGATCTAATCACACGACAAAAACAG CTGTTTAATCTTCCGGCAAAGAAAAATGTGGAAACGGTTTTGGAGGAGTATGCAACGTATAAAAAATCTCGGGGAAATACTGATAACAA GGAATATGCTGTAAATGAAGTTGTGGCAGGGATCAAGGAATACTTTAATGTAATGCTTGGTACACAGCTCCTATACAAATTTGAACGCCCCCAGTATGCAGACATTCTGGCAGACCACCCAGATACCCCCATGTCTCAAGTGTATGGAGCACCACACCTTCTGCGTCTCTTTG tccGAATTGGAGCCATGTTGTCTTACACGCCCCTTGATGAAAAGAGCCTGGCACTGCTGCTCAACTATCTACATGATTTCTTAAA GTATTTATCTAAAAATTTTGCCACGCTCTTTAGTGCCAGTGACTATGAAGTGGCGCCCCCAGAATACCACAGGAAAGCAGTATAG
- the morf4l1.L gene encoding mortality factor 4-like protein 1 isoform X10, which produces MRAAAPGKKTAALQQKNVEVKTKKNKQKGPGSGEGSSTSEIPQPPRKKRARIDPTVESEETFMNRVEVKVKIPEELKPWLVDDWDLITRQKQLFNLPAKKNVETVLEEYATYKKSRGNTDNKEYAVNEVVAGIKEYFNVMLGTQLLYKFERPQYADILADHPDTPMSQVYGAPHLLRLFVRIGAMLSYTPLDEKSLALLLNYLHDFLKYLSKNFATLFSASDYEVAPPEYHRKAV; this is translated from the exons ATGAGAGCAGCAGCACCAGGAAAGAAGACTGCTGCCCTTCAACAGAAGAATGTAGAAGT caaaACAAAGAAGAATAAACAAAAAG GCCCTGGAAGTGGAGAGGGCAGTAGCACCAGTGAGATTCCGCAGCCTCCACGTAAAAAACGAGCACGGATTGACCCCACTGTGGAAAGT GAGGAGACTTTTATGAACAGAGTTGAAGTGAAGGTAAAGATTCCAGAGGAACTTAAACCTTGGCTTGTGGATGACTGGGATCTAATCACACGACAAAAACAG CTGTTTAATCTTCCGGCAAAGAAAAATGTGGAAACGGTTTTGGAGGAGTATGCAACGTATAAAAAATCTCGGGGAAATACTGATAACAA GGAATATGCTGTAAATGAAGTTGTGGCAGGGATCAAGGAATACTTTAATGTAATGCTTGGTACACAGCTCCTATACAAATTTGAACGCCCCCAGTATGCAGACATTCTGGCAGACCACCCAGATACCCCCATGTCTCAAGTGTATGGAGCACCACACCTTCTGCGTCTCTTTG tccGAATTGGAGCCATGTTGTCTTACACGCCCCTTGATGAAAAGAGCCTGGCACTGCTGCTCAACTATCTACATGATTTCTTAAA GTATTTATCTAAAAATTTTGCCACGCTCTTTAGTGCCAGTGACTATGAAGTGGCGCCCCCAGAATACCACAGGAAAGCAGTATAG
- the morf4l1.L gene encoding mortality factor 4-like protein 1 isoform X9, translating into MAPKQDPRPKFQEGERVLCFHGPLLYEAKCVKVAIKEKQVKYFIHYSGWNKNWDEWVPESRVLKYVDTNLQKQKELQKANQDHYVEGKMRAAAPGKKTAALQQKNVEVKTKKNKQKGPGSGEGSSTSEIPQPPRKKRARIDPTVESEETFMNRVEVKVKIPEELKPWLVDDWDLITRQKQLFNLPAKKNVETVLEEYATYKKSRGNTDNKEYAVNEVVAGIKEYFNVMLGTQLLYKFERPQYADILADHPDTPMSQVYGAPHLLRLFVRIGAMLSYTPLDEKSLALLLNYLHDFLKYLSKNFATLFSASDYEVAPPEYHRKAV; encoded by the exons ATGGCGCCGAAGCAGGACCCAAGGCCTAAGTTCCAAGAGG GTGAGCGTGTCTTGTGTTTTCATGGTCCTCTGCTTTATGAAGCTAAG tGTGTGAAAGTTGCCATTAAGGAAAAGCAAGTGAAGTACTTCATTCACTACAGCGGATGGAATAAAAA CTGGGATGAGTGGGTACCAGAAAGCAGAGTACTCAAATACGTGGACACCAACCTACAGAAGCAGAAAGAACTTCAGAAGGCCAATCA GGATCATTATGTAGAGGGGAAGATGAGAGCAGCAGCACCAGGAAAGAAGACTGCTGCCCTTCAACAGAAGAATGTAGAAGT caaaACAAAGAAGAATAAACAAAAAG GCCCTGGAAGTGGAGAGGGCAGTAGCACCAGTGAGATTCCGCAGCCTCCACGTAAAAAACGAGCACGGATTGACCCCACTGTGGAAAGT GAGGAGACTTTTATGAACAGAGTTGAAGTGAAGGTAAAGATTCCAGAGGAACTTAAACCTTGGCTTGTGGATGACTGGGATCTAATCACACGACAAAAACAG CTGTTTAATCTTCCGGCAAAGAAAAATGTGGAAACGGTTTTGGAGGAGTATGCAACGTATAAAAAATCTCGGGGAAATACTGATAACAA GGAATATGCTGTAAATGAAGTTGTGGCAGGGATCAAGGAATACTTTAATGTAATGCTTGGTACACAGCTCCTATACAAATTTGAACGCCCCCAGTATGCAGACATTCTGGCAGACCACCCAGATACCCCCATGTCTCAAGTGTATGGAGCACCACACCTTCTGCGTCTCTTTG tccGAATTGGAGCCATGTTGTCTTACACGCCCCTTGATGAAAAGAGCCTGGCACTGCTGCTCAACTATCTACATGATTTCTTAAA GTATTTATCTAAAAATTTTGCCACGCTCTTTAGTGCCAGTGACTATGAAGTGGCGCCCCCAGAATACCACAGGAAAGCAGTATAG
- the morf4l1.L gene encoding mortality factor 4-like protein 1 isoform X2, with product MREARGDVRVRAVSRCGGSVPGSRGVYKWRRSRTQGLSSKRVSVSCVFMVLCFMKLRREEVHILGGLRQGGSGEKSQQVQEWLLKFAAELKGLASTLHWQDSSACAQEYPSRGFKKQCVKVAIKEKQVKYFIHYSGWNKNWDEWVPESRVLKYVDTNLQKQKELQKANQDHYVEGKMRAAAPGKKTAALQQKNVEVKTKKNKQKGPGSGEGSSTSEIPQPPRKKRARIDPTVESEETFMNRVEVKVKIPEELKPWLVDDWDLITRQKQLFNLPAKKNVETVLEEYATYKKSRGNTDNKEYAVNEVVAGIKEYFNVMLGTQLLYKFERPQYADILADHPDTPMSQVYGAPHLLRLFVRIGAMLSYTPLDEKSLALLLNYLHDFLKYLSKNFATLFSASDYEVAPPEYHRKAV from the exons ATGCGTGAGGCGCGCGGTGACGTGCGGGTCCGCGCGGTGAGTAGATGCGGCGGATCCGTTCCCGGGAGCCGCGGAGTTTATAAATGGCGCCGAAGCAGGACCCAAGGCCTAAGTTCCAAGAGG GTGAGCGTGTCTTGTGTTTTCATGGTCCTCTGCTTTATGAAGCTAAG ACGTGAAGAAGTGCATATTCTGGGTGGTCTGAGGCAAGGGGGCTCTGGAGAGAAGTCACAGCAGGTTCAGGAATGGCTGCTCAAGTTTGCTGCTGAGCTCAAAGGGTTGGCATCCACATTGCATTGGCAGGATTCTTCAGCCTGTGCACAAGAATATCCATCCAGAGGGTTTAAGAAGCAA tGTGTGAAAGTTGCCATTAAGGAAAAGCAAGTGAAGTACTTCATTCACTACAGCGGATGGAATAAAAA CTGGGATGAGTGGGTACCAGAAAGCAGAGTACTCAAATACGTGGACACCAACCTACAGAAGCAGAAAGAACTTCAGAAGGCCAATCA GGATCATTATGTAGAGGGGAAGATGAGAGCAGCAGCACCAGGAAAGAAGACTGCTGCCCTTCAACAGAAGAATGTAGAAGT caaaACAAAGAAGAATAAACAAAAAG GCCCTGGAAGTGGAGAGGGCAGTAGCACCAGTGAGATTCCGCAGCCTCCACGTAAAAAACGAGCACGGATTGACCCCACTGTGGAAAGT GAGGAGACTTTTATGAACAGAGTTGAAGTGAAGGTAAAGATTCCAGAGGAACTTAAACCTTGGCTTGTGGATGACTGGGATCTAATCACACGACAAAAACAG CTGTTTAATCTTCCGGCAAAGAAAAATGTGGAAACGGTTTTGGAGGAGTATGCAACGTATAAAAAATCTCGGGGAAATACTGATAACAA GGAATATGCTGTAAATGAAGTTGTGGCAGGGATCAAGGAATACTTTAATGTAATGCTTGGTACACAGCTCCTATACAAATTTGAACGCCCCCAGTATGCAGACATTCTGGCAGACCACCCAGATACCCCCATGTCTCAAGTGTATGGAGCACCACACCTTCTGCGTCTCTTTG tccGAATTGGAGCCATGTTGTCTTACACGCCCCTTGATGAAAAGAGCCTGGCACTGCTGCTCAACTATCTACATGATTTCTTAAA GTATTTATCTAAAAATTTTGCCACGCTCTTTAGTGCCAGTGACTATGAAGTGGCGCCCCCAGAATACCACAGGAAAGCAGTATAG
- the morf4l1.L gene encoding mortality factor 4-like protein 1 isoform X8, which yields MAPKQDPRPKFQEGERVLCFHGPLLYEAKCVKVAIKEKQVKYFIHYSGWNKNLFFDSWDEWVPESRVLKYVDTNLQKQKELQKANQDHYVEGKMRAAAPGKKTAALQQKNVEVKTKKNKQKGPGSGEGSSTSEIPQPPRKKRARIDPTVESEETFMNRVEVKVKIPEELKPWLVDDWDLITRQKQLFNLPAKKNVETVLEEYATYKKSRGNTDNKEYAVNEVVAGIKEYFNVMLGTQLLYKFERPQYADILADHPDTPMSQVYGAPHLLRLFVRIGAMLSYTPLDEKSLALLLNYLHDFLKYLSKNFATLFSASDYEVAPPEYHRKAV from the exons ATGGCGCCGAAGCAGGACCCAAGGCCTAAGTTCCAAGAGG GTGAGCGTGTCTTGTGTTTTCATGGTCCTCTGCTTTATGAAGCTAAG tGTGTGAAAGTTGCCATTAAGGAAAAGCAAGTGAAGTACTTCATTCACTACAGCGGATGGAATAAAAA tttattttttgatAGCTGGGATGAGTGGGTACCAGAAAGCAGAGTACTCAAATACGTGGACACCAACCTACAGAAGCAGAAAGAACTTCAGAAGGCCAATCA GGATCATTATGTAGAGGGGAAGATGAGAGCAGCAGCACCAGGAAAGAAGACTGCTGCCCTTCAACAGAAGAATGTAGAAGT caaaACAAAGAAGAATAAACAAAAAG GCCCTGGAAGTGGAGAGGGCAGTAGCACCAGTGAGATTCCGCAGCCTCCACGTAAAAAACGAGCACGGATTGACCCCACTGTGGAAAGT GAGGAGACTTTTATGAACAGAGTTGAAGTGAAGGTAAAGATTCCAGAGGAACTTAAACCTTGGCTTGTGGATGACTGGGATCTAATCACACGACAAAAACAG CTGTTTAATCTTCCGGCAAAGAAAAATGTGGAAACGGTTTTGGAGGAGTATGCAACGTATAAAAAATCTCGGGGAAATACTGATAACAA GGAATATGCTGTAAATGAAGTTGTGGCAGGGATCAAGGAATACTTTAATGTAATGCTTGGTACACAGCTCCTATACAAATTTGAACGCCCCCAGTATGCAGACATTCTGGCAGACCACCCAGATACCCCCATGTCTCAAGTGTATGGAGCACCACACCTTCTGCGTCTCTTTG tccGAATTGGAGCCATGTTGTCTTACACGCCCCTTGATGAAAAGAGCCTGGCACTGCTGCTCAACTATCTACATGATTTCTTAAA GTATTTATCTAAAAATTTTGCCACGCTCTTTAGTGCCAGTGACTATGAAGTGGCGCCCCCAGAATACCACAGGAAAGCAGTATAG